CGACTAAGGAGAAGGGGAGCTTCTCTTATAATGACAATGGTGAGCTGTGGTCTGTCCAATATGCGCAAATCGAGCCACAAGGATGGACCTTGTATCAAACGGCTAAGTATAATCTCATCATTGCGGATTTTAATTCTTTTAGAAATAAAATGCTGCTATTCGTCGTGTCCTTCGTGGTCTTAATGTTGGGTATTCTGTTCTGGAATTCACGCCGTACTTACAAGCCGTTCTCCCAGCTTGCGGATCAGTTGGAGATGAAATTCGGTCTGCAGCTAAGAAGCGAGAGTAATGATGGTCCGAGGGAAGAATATAAGGTTATTCGTTATGGGATTGAGATGCTTGCTAATCAGGTTGATAAGATGGATACATCCATGCGAGAGCATAAAAGTGTAATCAAGCTCGAGTATTTAAGGCAGTGGATTGTTCAAGGTAAGCTCATTGCCCCTGTCGAGCAATATCTCCGTGAGCAGACGAAGTTGTTCGAAGGGGACGGTCTATATCTCAGTGTAATTAGAATTAACGGATATAGCCTTTTCGAGGACCAGTACAATTTTGCTTCCAGAAAGCTGATGAAATACGCTATTGGCAACATCGCCGAAGAGATTATTAATCATTATGGACACTCGGCCTCTGTCGATTTGGGTGGAGATCACTTAGCCCTGCTCATCTCTGGCTCAGATATTCCAATGAACAAGCTAGTGGAAACCCTTGAGGATGTCGGAAAACAAATCAACAAATGGACGCGGATAGACGTGACAATCGCTGTTAGTGGACAGTATCAATTTGGCGATGATCTGCGGAGTCTCTACAACCATATTCATGAATTAACGATGCTTAAATTTATATCCGGAGCAGATAAGATTTATTTGGAGCAGGATTTTGAGGCTTATATGGAGCGGGTTCAGCCGCTTCCCGATGACAAGCTGCTGGATGAGCTGATTAAGAGAGTTAGATTGGGGAAAACGGAAGAAGTTACAGCGAGCTTGGGACAAATTTTCGGACATATGCAGACCATGCACTATGCGGATAGTAAGTTTCAATTATCTTTGATTTTGTACACGTTGTTCAAAACCTTCAATAAGCTGCCGTCTGTCGAATCCGTTGAAGGAGTCGAGAGTATTTTGGAGAGGTTCGATACACTGGGAGGAATTAAGGGTTGGCTGGAGCAGGAGCTGTTTGAGATTATGGACGACCTAAACAACAAGAAGGGGTCCAGCCGCCGAGATGAAATTGTAACCGAAGTCGTGGAATATGTGAAAACCCATCTACACGATCCGCTGTTGACGATTGAGGAGATTTCGGAGCATGTATCCTTGTCTACACGTTATATCCGCCAGCTATTTAAGGAAGTATTCGAGACGACGCTGTCCGATTACATTATGGAGGAACGCATCAACAAGGTTAAAGGTCTCCTAGAAACGACCAACTGGACAGTAACAGATATCGGCGAACGCTCCGGATTCCAGACCAAAAGTCACTTTTTTACAACATTTAAGAAAGCAACTGGCATGACTCCTAGCCAGTATCGGGATAAGTCATAATAGGCAGAAACTGCAAATCTTAGTAGCCGTGAGTGCGTTATATGCTCGCGGCTGCTGGAATTCGCTGATCTTAGTAGCTCCCAGCGGCCCCCACCAATCTCCGTTTCCCCACCATTAGTCCGCTTCCAGCATCTTGCAGTCCAACAGTCCTCGATTTCCTCCAATTAGTCCGTTCTCAGCGGCTTGCAAGTCCTCCAACCCCGGTTTTCCACCAATTAGTCCGTTCTCAGCGGCTTGCAAGTCCTCCAACCCCGGTTTTCCACCAATTAGTCCGTTCTCAGCGGCTTGCAAGTCCACCAACCCCGTTTTTCCACCAATTAGTCCGTTCTCAGCGGCTTGCAAGTCCACCAACCCCGTTTTTCCACCAATTAGTCCGCTCCCAACGGCTTGCAACTCCTCCAACCCCGCTTTTCCACCAATTAGTCCGCTCCCAACGGCTTGCAAGTCCACCAACCCCGGTTTTCCACCAATTAGTCCGTTCTCAGCGGCTTGCAAGTCCTCCAACCCCGCTTTTCCACCAATTAGTCCGCTCCCAACGGCTTGCAAGTCCTCCAACCCCGCTTTTCCACCAATTAGTCCGCTCCCAACGGCTTGCAACTCCTCTGACTACGTTTTTCCACCAATTAGTCCGTTCTCAGCGGCTTGCAAGTCCTCCAACCCCGTATTTCCACCAATTAGTCCGCTCCCAGCGTCTTGCAGCGCACCAAACCTCGTCTTTCCACCAATTAGTCCGCTCCCAGCGTCTTGGAGCCCACGAATCCCCGTGTTTCAACCAATTAGTCCGCTCCCAGCGTCTTGCAGCCCACGAATCCTCGTCTTTCCACCAATTAGTCCGTTCTCAGCGGCTTGCAAGTCCTCCAACCCCGGTTTTCCACCAATTAGTCCGTTCTCAGCGGCTTGCAAGTCCTCCAACCCCGCTTTTCCACCAATTAGTCCGCTCCCAACGGCTTGCAAGTCCTCCGACCGCGTCTTTCCACCAATTAGTCCGTTCTCAGCGGCTTGCAAGTCCTCCAACCGCGTTTTCCCACCAATTAGTCCGTTCTCAGCTTCTTGCAGCTTCTCGAACCCTGGTTACTTATCACTTGGCTTTTCCCAGCCCAATAAGGCTTTTTGCCGTTTTGGATACCTCATAACCGGAATAAGAACCTCTAATTTGGATCATTTCAACACCTATTACCCTGTATGAGAACTATACGCCGGGAAGTGCAGCCGCCTATGATTAAGCCACGAGAGGAACACACTATCTAACAGAAGCAGGTGGAGCCAATGAGTTTTATTAGAGAGGTCACGAAAAATAAGTTCTTGTATATATTGGCGCTGCCCGGGCTGATGTTCTTGATCGTATTCGCTTATGTGCCGTTGAACGGACATTTGATCGCCTTCAAGAAATATCGGTTAGCAGATGGCCTATGGGGAAGCAAGTTCGTTGGATTCGATAATTTCAAATTTTTCTTCATGAGCGCCGACTGGTACAAGGTAACGTTTAATACGGCATTTCTTAACGGATTGTTCCTTGTATTCGGTTTAGGAATCGCTCTTGTACTTGCATTGTTTCTTAATGAAATTCGCCATGCACTCTTTAAGAGGCTAGCGCAGTCGTTTATCTTTATGCCTTATTTCATCTCATGGTTGGTTGTGAGCATGATGGCGTTCGCTTTTCTAAACACGACGGATGGCGTGGTCAACCGAACTTTAGAAGCGTACGGGGCAGAAAGAATCAATTGGTATTTGAAAGCCGAAGTGTGGCCAGCCATTCTAACACTGATTTACGTATGGAAGTTTGCAGGCTATTATTCGATTATTTTTCTAGCTGCTATCACAGGCATCTCTGGTGAATTTTACGAGAGCGCACGGATTGATGGGGCAACGCGTTTTCAACAAATCATTCATATTACCATTCCGTTAATTAGAAGCGTCATTATCGTGCTTGGATTACTGGGTATCGGTCGTATTTTCTATGGTGACTTCGGAATGATTTATGGAATTATCGGCGACAATAGCGCCTTGTATTCTACTACGGATGTTATTGACACCTACACGTATCGTTCACTTCGGGTATTGAGTGATTTCAGTAAATCCTCTGCCGTCGTCCTTTACCAGTCCGTTATGGGATTAATTACAATCGTCATTTTCAATCTATTAGCCAAAAAAATCGACAAGGATTCTGGCTTGTTCTAAGGAGGAGTAACACGAATGAAAACGAAAGTCCGGGAAGATAAGTCCATACTGGAAAAAAGCTTTGTCATCGGCATTTACGTGTTCGTAGGGCTATTCGCCCTCCTATGCATCGTTCCGTTCTGGCTAGTTGTTATTAATTCGTTCGCTTCGGAGAGCAGCATCAAAATCCATGGTATGCAGCTATTTCCGAAGGAATTCTCATTATATTCCTATCAATATACAATGGCAGGCAAGCAAATTCTCAGCAGCTACATGGTTACCATTACCGTAACAGTCGTCGGAACTTGCTTGGCCGTACTAATTACGTCTATGTATGCCTATGTGCTAGCCCACCCTAAAGTGAAATACCGAAACATTTTATCCTTCATGACCTATTTTACGATGGTTTTCGGTGCTGGATTAGTCGGCTTCTATATTCTCATAGCGAACACCCTTGGACTGAAGGATACGTTATGGGCGCTAATACTTCCTTATATGTTAAATCCCTTCTTTGCCTTTATTATGGTGTCGTTCTTTCGAACAATGCCTTACGAGATTAACGAGGCAGCTACGATTGATGGAGCCAATGACCTGACCATCTTCTTTAGAATTATTTTGCCAATCTCGAAGCCCGTTATTGCCACTGTAAGCTTGTTCTACGCTCTCCAATACTGGAATGATTTCTATTTGGCGCTCTTGTTCATCGACAATCATAATCTTCACCCACTGCAAATTATGATTCGCCAAATCATATCGAACGTTAATATCAGCTCCTATGTC
This portion of the Cohnella abietis genome encodes:
- a CDS encoding AraC family transcriptional regulator, which translates into the protein MVRFIPRQKYIRIFLVLCILFSLVSIPFVYIITRQFSTYAMKQIDKANEIEVVHAQENAQFLLKKMIGYGLNMYQDKSIQVWLTDKVQTPEHQMDAMKAAANYTTTEPFIENIYLFNMRSEHAINLKYGVTSFELFSDQVILELVGQSRKSYLNFFTYDTNGQTKLALIIPTVPSGQKSFGYLVMLMDIQLLQQYLLKDNQSSGTRSFILDHNGQVMLGSSDSDELYAELAKKSTKEKGSFSYNDNGELWSVQYAQIEPQGWTLYQTAKYNLIIADFNSFRNKMLLFVVSFVVLMLGILFWNSRRTYKPFSQLADQLEMKFGLQLRSESNDGPREEYKVIRYGIEMLANQVDKMDTSMREHKSVIKLEYLRQWIVQGKLIAPVEQYLREQTKLFEGDGLYLSVIRINGYSLFEDQYNFASRKLMKYAIGNIAEEIINHYGHSASVDLGGDHLALLISGSDIPMNKLVETLEDVGKQINKWTRIDVTIAVSGQYQFGDDLRSLYNHIHELTMLKFISGADKIYLEQDFEAYMERVQPLPDDKLLDELIKRVRLGKTEEVTASLGQIFGHMQTMHYADSKFQLSLILYTLFKTFNKLPSVESVEGVESILERFDTLGGIKGWLEQELFEIMDDLNNKKGSSRRDEIVTEVVEYVKTHLHDPLLTIEEISEHVSLSTRYIRQLFKEVFETTLSDYIMEERINKVKGLLETTNWTVTDIGERSGFQTKSHFFTTFKKATGMTPSQYRDKS
- a CDS encoding ABC transporter permease, whose product is MSFIREVTKNKFLYILALPGLMFLIVFAYVPLNGHLIAFKKYRLADGLWGSKFVGFDNFKFFFMSADWYKVTFNTAFLNGLFLVFGLGIALVLALFLNEIRHALFKRLAQSFIFMPYFISWLVVSMMAFAFLNTTDGVVNRTLEAYGAERINWYLKAEVWPAILTLIYVWKFAGYYSIIFLAAITGISGEFYESARIDGATRFQQIIHITIPLIRSVIIVLGLLGIGRIFYGDFGMIYGIIGDNSALYSTTDVIDTYTYRSLRVLSDFSKSSAVVLYQSVMGLITIVIFNLLAKKIDKDSGLF
- a CDS encoding carbohydrate ABC transporter permease gives rise to the protein MKTKVREDKSILEKSFVIGIYVFVGLFALLCIVPFWLVVINSFASESSIKIHGMQLFPKEFSLYSYQYTMAGKQILSSYMVTITVTVVGTCLAVLITSMYAYVLAHPKVKYRNILSFMTYFTMVFGAGLVGFYILIANTLGLKDTLWALILPYMLNPFFAFIMVSFFRTMPYEINEAATIDGANDLTIFFRIILPISKPVIATVSLFYALQYWNDFYLALLFIDNHNLHPLQIMIRQIISNVNISSYVGGSQTSYSQAVPTYGVQLATVCLTIGPIIFLYPFVQKFFVKGITIGALKG